In one Microvirgula aerodenitrificans DSM 15089 genomic region, the following are encoded:
- a CDS encoding helix-turn-helix transcriptional regulator has translation MKPAPDSPRVPSPRIWHHAGQWELRDVSDSAACYAPHVHDTFSLGQIVAGASQCLIDGLVRPIAAGAAVLVRAGDVHACNPDPGRPWSYRMLHVDPAWLARLALNEPASALQPDAPGIHDGFQQLVAALERQDSVLAIDEILYRLLRPLAPAVPSRPRDQPHQVGRACDYLHEHACDAVDLATLADLAGLSPWQLIRAIRRQTGLTPHALQLNLRIQRARVWLRQGMAPADAAQQAGFADQSHFTRQFKRQTALTPGGYRQALRTA, from the coding sequence ATGAAACCTGCTCCGGATAGTCCACGCGTTCCCTCCCCCCGCATCTGGCATCACGCCGGCCAGTGGGAGCTGCGCGATGTCAGCGATTCCGCCGCCTGCTACGCCCCACATGTGCACGACACGTTCTCGCTGGGACAGATCGTGGCCGGCGCCAGCCAGTGCCTGATCGACGGCCTCGTCCGTCCGATTGCGGCCGGAGCGGCGGTGCTGGTCCGCGCCGGTGACGTGCATGCGTGCAATCCCGATCCGGGCCGGCCGTGGAGCTACCGGATGCTGCATGTCGACCCGGCCTGGCTGGCGCGTCTGGCACTGAACGAACCGGCATCGGCCCTGCAGCCGGACGCGCCCGGCATCCACGATGGCTTCCAGCAACTGGTCGCCGCGCTGGAACGGCAGGACAGCGTGCTGGCCATCGACGAGATCCTGTATCGCCTGCTGCGGCCACTGGCGCCCGCCGTCCCGTCGCGGCCTCGCGACCAACCGCACCAGGTCGGCCGCGCCTGCGATTACCTGCACGAACATGCGTGCGATGCGGTCGATCTGGCCACGCTGGCCGATCTCGCCGGCCTGAGCCCGTGGCAGCTGATCCGCGCGATCCGTCGCCAGACCGGGCTGACACCGCATGCACTGCAACTGAACCTGCGCATCCAGCGCGCCCGGGTCTGGCTGCGCCAGGGCATGGCGCCGGCCGACGCCGCCCAGCAGGCCGGTTTTGCCGACCAGAGCCATTTCACCCGCCAGTTCAAGCGCCAGACCGCCCTGACCCCGGGGGGCTACCGCCAGGCCTTGCGCACGGCCTGA
- a CDS encoding LysE family translocator has translation MHEFLLMALAHWLALLSPGPDFLLLSRTTLRHGFRPGTRVAAGIAVANGLWIVLALSGVGYLQRWPAATRIMQTGGALFLLYVGWHFLRARPDGSDEATPLAAPASPAPFLLGLASGLGNPKNGLFYTGLFSIGIAASTPSWQQALYGLWMFALVWVWDVGMAWLIGRPASRRGLHRWQWKLERLAGALLMALGIGLLLG, from the coding sequence ATGCATGAATTCCTGTTGATGGCGCTGGCGCACTGGCTGGCACTGCTCAGCCCCGGTCCCGATTTCCTGTTGCTGAGCCGCACCACGCTGCGCCACGGCTTTCGTCCCGGCACCCGGGTCGCCGCCGGCATCGCCGTCGCCAACGGCCTGTGGATCGTGCTGGCGCTGTCCGGTGTTGGCTACCTGCAGCGCTGGCCGGCGGCCACCCGCATCATGCAGACCGGCGGTGCGCTGTTCCTGCTGTATGTCGGGTGGCATTTCCTGCGCGCCCGCCCGGATGGCAGTGACGAGGCCACGCCGCTCGCCGCGCCCGCGTCGCCCGCACCGTTCCTGCTCGGCCTGGCATCCGGTCTCGGCAATCCGAAGAACGGGCTGTTCTACACCGGCCTGTTCTCGATCGGTATTGCCGCCAGTACGCCGTCATGGCAGCAGGCGCTGTACGGGCTGTGGATGTTCGCACTGGTCTGGGTGTGGGATGTCGGCATGGCGTGGCTGATCGGCCGGCCGGCCAGCCGGCGCGGCCTGCACCGCTGGCAGTGGAAGCTGGAGCGGCTGGCCGGTGCGCTGCTGATGGCGCTCGGCATCGGCCTGCTGCTCGGCTGA
- a CDS encoding DMT family transporter, which translates to MSPIRKPLDGTAIGLMILLCACWGMQQVAIKAASPFLHPVLQNGLRSLIAALLIIGVMRWRRQGFSFRDGRFWPGIGAGLLFSGEFLLVALGLLHTTASHMVVFLYTAPIFTALGLHLLVPGERLSFSQWSGVLLAFSGMALAFSNGFSTGVDPNTLLGDAFGVGAGMLWAGTTVLIRASVLSEAPPTQTLLYQLGVASLSLLATSAIMGYWRGADMNGIAWASLLFQGFVIAFASFLAWFWLLRRYLASRLSAFSFLTPLFGVALGVLLMNDPLDPRFVAGAVLVFAGIVLVNLRRG; encoded by the coding sequence ATGTCCCCGATCCGCAAACCGCTTGATGGCACCGCCATCGGCCTGATGATTCTGCTGTGCGCCTGCTGGGGCATGCAGCAGGTAGCGATCAAGGCCGCCTCCCCGTTCCTGCATCCGGTGTTGCAGAACGGGCTGCGCTCGCTGATTGCCGCGCTGCTGATCATCGGCGTCATGCGCTGGCGACGGCAGGGCTTCTCGTTCCGCGACGGCCGTTTCTGGCCGGGCATTGGCGCCGGGCTGCTGTTCAGCGGCGAGTTTCTGCTGGTCGCGCTCGGTCTGTTGCACACCACGGCCTCGCACATGGTGGTATTTCTCTATACCGCACCGATTTTCACCGCGCTCGGCCTGCACCTGCTGGTGCCCGGAGAGCGGCTGTCGTTCAGCCAGTGGAGTGGCGTGCTGCTGGCTTTCTCCGGCATGGCGCTGGCGTTCTCCAACGGTTTTTCGACCGGCGTCGACCCGAACACGCTGCTCGGTGACGCGTTCGGTGTGGGTGCCGGCATGCTGTGGGCCGGCACTACCGTGCTGATCCGCGCGTCAGTGCTGTCCGAGGCGCCGCCGACACAGACGCTGCTGTACCAGCTCGGCGTCGCGTCGCTGTCACTGCTGGCCACCAGTGCCATCATGGGTTACTGGCGCGGGGCGGACATGAACGGTATCGCCTGGGCCAGCCTGCTGTTCCAGGGCTTCGTCATTGCTTTCGCCAGTTTCCTGGCCTGGTTCTGGCTGCTGCGCCGCTATCTGGCATCCAGACTGTCGGCGTTCTCGTTCCTGACCCCGCTGTTCGGCGTCGCCCTCGGCGTGCTGCTGATGAACGACCCGCTGGACCCGCGCTTTGTCGCCGGCGCGGTACTGGTGTTCGCCGGCATCGTGCTGGTCAATCTGCGCCGCGGTTGA
- a CDS encoding LysR family transcriptional regulator produces MSDFRQMQTFVDVVNLGSLSAAARAEGVVPAVIGRRIDALEERLGVRLLVRTTRRVTLTQEGGAFHEDCQRLLGELAAAEAAVASGSSRARGHLRVSAPAGFGRRHVAPHVATFQQANPDVRVTIDLSDRLVDLVAERVDVAIRISDLADSSLVAVRLAENRRVVVASPAYLSRRGIPASPADLDQFDCLTLGSSRARGWTFMIDGRLVNWRVQGRLECNDGAVLHDWALKGYGLAWRSLWEVKDDLTDGRLMTVLDAYSSPDYPVCAVVQQRKFLPQRVRAFVDHLRAVYADPDYWD; encoded by the coding sequence ATGAGTGATTTTCGCCAGATGCAGACCTTTGTCGACGTGGTCAACCTCGGCAGCCTGTCTGCGGCGGCGCGGGCCGAGGGCGTCGTGCCGGCCGTCATCGGCCGCCGCATCGACGCGCTGGAAGAACGCCTCGGCGTCCGGTTGCTGGTGCGCACCACGCGCCGGGTCACCCTGACGCAGGAAGGTGGCGCTTTCCACGAAGACTGCCAGCGCCTGCTTGGTGAACTGGCGGCGGCCGAGGCGGCCGTCGCCAGCGGTTCCAGCCGCGCACGCGGCCATCTGCGCGTCAGCGCGCCGGCCGGGTTCGGTCGACGGCATGTTGCGCCGCATGTGGCTACCTTTCAGCAGGCGAATCCGGACGTGCGCGTGACCATCGACCTGTCCGACCGGCTGGTCGACCTGGTGGCCGAGCGCGTCGACGTCGCCATCCGCATCAGCGACCTGGCCGACTCCAGCCTGGTCGCGGTGCGGCTGGCGGAAAACCGCCGGGTGGTGGTGGCGTCACCGGCCTATCTGTCGCGGCGCGGCATTCCGGCCTCGCCGGCCGATCTCGACCAGTTCGACTGCCTGACCCTGGGCTCGAGCCGTGCCCGGGGCTGGACCTTCATGATAGACGGCCGGCTGGTGAACTGGCGGGTTCAGGGGCGGCTCGAATGCAATGATGGCGCGGTACTGCACGACTGGGCGCTGAAGGGCTACGGGCTGGCGTGGCGTTCGCTGTGGGAAGTGAAGGACGACCTGACCGACGGGCGGTTGATGACGGTACTCGATGCCTACTCGTCACCCGACTATCCGGTCTGCGCCGTGGTACAGCAGCGCAAATTCCTGCCACAGCGGGTACGCGCCTTTGTCGATCATTTGCGGGCGGTCTATGCCGACCCGGACTACTGGGACTGA
- the aceB gene encoding malate synthase A: MSQLPAGVEVLAEITPAYAEILTPEALAFIASLHRQFEGRRRELMAARDVRQKELDAGKLPDFLPETAAVRAGDWTIAPLPHDLLDRRVEITGPVERKMMINAFNSGAKSFMADFEDSNCPSWDNQLQGLINVRDAYRKTISFTSPEGKVYKLNEQIATLVLRPRGWHLTEKHIKVDGEIISGSIFDFALSFFHNIDYLVANGSATYYYLPKMESHLEARLWNDIFVAAQDALGIKQGTIKATVLIETILGAFEMDEILYELREHSSGLNAGRWDYIFSCIKKFRTNRDFCLADRARINMTVPFMRAYALLLLKTCHKRNAPAIGGMAALIPIKNDPVKNEAAMAGIRADKNRDATDGYDGGWVAHPGLVPVAMAEFDAVLGDRPNQIGKQRDDINVTAAELLDFRPEAPITEAGLRMNINVGIQYIGAWISGNGCVPIHNLMEDAATAEISRSQIWQWIRSPKGKLEDGRKVTTELFRELLADEVAQLEVAYGAKWTKQYQDAARMFDLLTTADDFVEFLTLPGYEYID, encoded by the coding sequence ATGTCGCAATTGCCCGCAGGCGTGGAAGTCCTTGCCGAAATCACCCCGGCCTATGCCGAGATCCTGACCCCCGAAGCGCTGGCCTTCATCGCCAGCCTGCATCGCCAGTTCGAAGGCCGTCGCCGCGAACTGATGGCTGCCCGCGATGTGCGCCAGAAGGAACTCGACGCCGGCAAGCTGCCGGACTTCCTGCCGGAAACCGCCGCCGTCCGCGCCGGCGACTGGACCATTGCGCCGCTGCCGCATGACCTGCTCGACCGTCGGGTGGAAATCACCGGCCCGGTCGAACGCAAGATGATGATCAATGCGTTCAACTCCGGCGCCAAGAGCTTCATGGCCGACTTCGAGGACTCGAACTGCCCGAGCTGGGACAACCAGCTGCAAGGCCTGATCAACGTCCGTGATGCGTATCGCAAGACGATTTCCTTCACCTCGCCGGAAGGCAAGGTCTACAAGCTGAACGAGCAGATCGCCACTCTGGTGCTGCGCCCGCGTGGCTGGCACCTGACCGAGAAGCACATCAAGGTCGACGGCGAGATCATCTCCGGTTCGATCTTCGACTTTGCGCTGTCGTTCTTCCACAACATCGACTATCTGGTTGCCAACGGCTCCGCCACTTATTACTACCTGCCGAAGATGGAAAGCCATCTGGAAGCCCGGCTGTGGAACGACATCTTCGTCGCCGCCCAGGACGCGCTCGGCATCAAGCAGGGCACCATCAAGGCCACGGTGCTGATCGAAACCATTCTCGGCGCGTTCGAGATGGACGAAATCCTGTACGAACTGCGCGAACACAGCTCGGGCCTGAACGCCGGCCGCTGGGACTACATTTTCAGCTGCATCAAGAAGTTCCGCACCAACCGCGACTTCTGCCTGGCCGACCGCGCCAGAATCAACATGACCGTGCCGTTCATGCGCGCCTATGCGCTGCTGCTGCTGAAGACCTGCCACAAGCGCAATGCGCCGGCGATCGGCGGCATGGCCGCGCTGATTCCGATCAAGAACGATCCGGTCAAGAACGAAGCCGCCATGGCCGGCATCCGTGCCGACAAGAACCGCGACGCAACCGACGGCTACGACGGCGGCTGGGTTGCCCACCCGGGCCTGGTGCCGGTGGCGATGGCCGAATTCGACGCCGTGCTCGGCGACCGTCCGAACCAGATCGGCAAGCAGCGCGACGACATCAATGTCACCGCCGCCGAACTGCTCGACTTCCGTCCGGAAGCCCCGATCACCGAAGCCGGCCTGCGCATGAACATCAACGTCGGCATCCAGTACATCGGTGCCTGGATCTCGGGCAACGGCTGCGTGCCGATCCACAATCTGATGGAAGATGCGGCCACGGCGGAAATCTCCCGCTCGCAGATCTGGCAGTGGATCCGCTCGCCGAAGGGCAAGCTGGAAGACGGTCGCAAGGTCACCACCGAGCTGTTCCGCGAACTGCTGGCCGATGAAGTGGCCCAGCTGGAAGTCGCTTACGGCGCCAAGTGGACCAAGCAGTACCAGGACGCCGCGCGGATGTTCGACCTGCTGACCACGGCGGATGACTTCGTCGAGTTCCTGACCCTGCCGGGCTACGAATACATCGACTGA
- a CDS encoding type II secretion system protein, with protein sequence MARPAEPVPRGFTLIELAISLAIVGLLLGMFALPALNLLRHRTGTAAFSLRADDAVAALEQFAIEACRLPCPARAGGAAGTEDKGACTGIGILPWRTLGLPYGHDRHGNLYSYVVSPAYAEAGGLHGKPAASIRFRPLPEPASYTPVTVAAALISHGPNGHGAWGRDGRQRPKDAASVSEAKQWRVPGSVYAGPFDVEPGFDDEVVALPALIIRNLAYGRGHCAEKADAKTPAQAGVVQNR encoded by the coding sequence ATGGCACGCCCTGCTGAGCCGGTCCCGCGCGGCTTCACGCTGATCGAGCTGGCGATCAGCCTGGCCATCGTCGGTCTGCTGCTCGGCATGTTTGCCCTGCCGGCGCTGAACCTGCTGCGGCACCGGACCGGTACCGCTGCGTTCAGTCTGCGCGCGGACGACGCGGTGGCTGCACTGGAGCAGTTCGCAATCGAGGCGTGCCGGCTGCCGTGCCCGGCCCGTGCGGGGGGGGCAGCCGGCACGGAGGACAAGGGGGCATGCACCGGTATCGGCATCCTGCCGTGGAGGACGCTGGGGCTGCCGTATGGTCATGACCGGCATGGCAATCTGTACAGCTATGTGGTCAGTCCGGCGTATGCCGAAGCGGGCGGACTGCACGGCAAGCCGGCCGCCTCGATCCGGTTCCGGCCGCTGCCGGAGCCCGCCAGTTACACGCCGGTCACGGTGGCGGCGGCACTGATCTCGCATGGCCCGAACGGGCATGGCGCATGGGGGCGTGACGGCAGGCAGCGTCCGAAGGACGCGGCATCGGTGTCCGAGGCGAAACAGTGGCGGGTGCCTGGCAGCGTGTACGCCGGTCCGTTTGACGTCGAGCCGGGTTTCGATGACGAAGTGGTGGCGCTGCCGGCGCTGATCATCAGGAACCTGGCCTACGGCCGGGGCCATTGTGCGGAAAAGGCGGACGCAAAAACGCCCGCGCAAGCGGGCGTCGTCCAGAACCGTTAG
- a CDS encoding Na+/H+ antiporter family protein, producing the protein MNAVVIAVVVMLALSLARVNVVISLIVGSLVGGLTGGLTIARTLEAFNAGIGGGAGVALSYALLGAFALALAQSGLPHALADWLLGKARHGRGSGLKWGVLGSLTLLAISSQNVLPIHIAFIPLVVPPLLYVFARLRLDRRAVACVLTFGLITPYMVLPVGFGEIFLKQILLGNVAKSGLDVTGLDVSQAMLIPALGMLAGLLIALFVSYRKPRDYDEARIRDVEREDIRYSRRSLTVSLLAVAVAFGVQLWVDSMLIGALAGFLVFVLGGVVSWREADTVFSNGMKMMATIGLVMIAAAGFAEVLKATGDIQLLVEQSVSVIGNSRGLAALLMLLVGLLVTLGIGSSFSTVPILAAIYVPLAMALGFSPLAIVSLVGTAGALGDAGSPASDSTLGPTSGLNVDGQHDHMWDTVVPTFLHYNLPVLVAGWIAAMVL; encoded by the coding sequence ATGAACGCCGTTGTCATTGCCGTTGTCGTCATGCTGGCGCTGAGTCTCGCCCGCGTGAATGTCGTTATCTCCCTTATCGTCGGCAGTCTGGTCGGTGGCCTGACCGGTGGCCTGACCATCGCCCGCACGCTGGAAGCCTTCAACGCCGGCATCGGCGGTGGTGCCGGCGTGGCGCTGTCGTATGCGCTGCTCGGCGCGTTTGCCCTGGCGCTGGCACAGTCCGGCCTGCCGCATGCGCTGGCCGACTGGCTGCTGGGCAAGGCTCGCCACGGTCGTGGCAGCGGACTGAAGTGGGGGGTGCTCGGCTCGCTGACCCTGCTGGCGATCTCGTCGCAAAACGTCCTGCCGATCCACATTGCCTTCATTCCGCTGGTGGTGCCGCCGCTGCTGTATGTGTTCGCCCGTCTCCGGCTCGACCGCCGCGCGGTGGCCTGCGTGCTGACCTTCGGTCTGATTACGCCGTACATGGTGCTGCCGGTCGGTTTCGGTGAAATCTTCCTCAAGCAGATCCTGCTCGGCAATGTGGCCAAGTCCGGGCTCGACGTAACCGGGCTCGATGTCAGCCAGGCGATGCTGATCCCGGCGCTCGGCATGCTGGCCGGCCTGCTGATTGCGCTGTTTGTCAGCTACCGCAAGCCGCGCGACTACGACGAGGCGCGCATCCGCGATGTCGAACGCGAAGATATCCGTTACAGCCGCCGCTCGCTGACCGTGTCGCTGCTGGCGGTCGCGGTCGCCTTCGGCGTGCAGTTGTGGGTCGACTCGATGCTGATCGGCGCCCTGGCCGGCTTCCTGGTGTTCGTGCTCGGCGGTGTGGTCAGCTGGCGCGAAGCCGACACGGTGTTTTCCAACGGCATGAAGATGATGGCGACCATCGGTCTGGTGATGATCGCTGCTGCCGGCTTCGCCGAAGTGCTGAAGGCGACCGGCGACATCCAGTTGCTGGTCGAGCAGTCGGTGTCGGTGATCGGAAACAGCCGCGGGCTGGCCGCGCTGCTGATGCTGCTGGTCGGTCTGCTGGTGACGCTGGGCATCGGCTCGTCGTTCTCGACCGTGCCGATTCTGGCCGCGATCTATGTGCCGCTGGCGATGGCACTGGGCTTCTCGCCACTGGCCATCGTCAGTCTGGTCGGCACTGCCGGCGCGCTGGGCGATGCCGGCAGCCCGGCCTCGGACTCGACCCTCGGCCCGACCTCCGGCCTGAATGTCGACGGCCAGCACGACCACATGTGGGACACCGTGGTGCCGACTTTCCTGCACTACAACCTGCCGGTACTGGTGGCTGGCTGGATCGCCGCCATGGTGCTGTAG
- a CDS encoding DNA internalization-related competence protein ComEC/Rec2, with product MYPLLLFTLGMAIPPWLPAPLPWHAPAAVAVLALSGRWPGWRTGLLVALCAGLALSALRIRLRLDDMLPPAWENRSQSVELQVIGLAHYGLISTRFDAQRLQLHTPDAALPATFSVADRERRAWPAGSVWRAELRCKRLHAYANPHAADTERWLIAQRRLANCSVRQRRALPARSSLQAGIGQMRERLRDRFARVLGDHPAAGVLMALTLGERTGIDRAQWDVFARTGTTHLVCVSGVHLGFVAALAAWAALRLARRFGRGRWPPRLLACATGLTAAGVYALLAGFGVSAQRALLMLAACGLALALRSRWPARKIWLSALALVTLADPWAVTQPGFWLSFGLVAALLLAGSGRLCRPGWLAGNLQAQGAVSVLSVPLLAGWFGQLPWMSPLANAWELPLIGLLLTPLSLLAVAQPFDPPLRWAADLIGLAMSPLDWLAQWPPWTLPTPPVWTLWLAGIAALLMLLPLWPLRLLLLPCWLPLLLARAERPPPGEVWATVLDVGQGLAMVVETRRHVLVYDVGPGNADWNVADSTLLPYLAGRGITAPDRVMLSHADADHAGGWPALAPRWPHSQCQVSQPEALDARWPCGACRAGQRWHWDGVDFEVFWPGNDAAALETNASSCVLKVTGATGRSILLTGDIGRASEAALLGLPLRADVLISPHHGSRTSSGDDFLAAVAAQHVVVSAGYLNRYRHPQAAVWQRYADHGMTRWRTDRHGAIDIRLGREVGVSAWRQRAPRYWQPRDKD from the coding sequence ATGTATCCCCTGCTGCTGTTCACGCTCGGCATGGCCATCCCGCCGTGGCTGCCGGCACCGCTGCCGTGGCACGCGCCGGCCGCCGTGGCCGTACTGGCGCTGTCCGGTCGCTGGCCTGGCTGGCGCACCGGCCTGCTGGTCGCACTGTGCGCCGGACTGGCATTGAGCGCGCTGCGCATCCGGCTGCGGCTGGATGACATGCTGCCGCCGGCCTGGGAGAACCGCTCGCAGTCGGTCGAGCTGCAGGTAATCGGTCTGGCCCATTACGGCCTGATCTCGACCCGCTTCGATGCGCAGCGGCTGCAGCTGCATACGCCGGACGCCGCGCTGCCGGCCACCTTTTCGGTCGCCGACCGGGAGCGACGGGCCTGGCCGGCCGGCTCGGTCTGGCGTGCCGAACTGCGCTGCAAGCGCCTGCATGCGTATGCCAATCCGCATGCCGCCGATACCGAGCGCTGGCTGATCGCCCAGCGGCGGCTGGCGAACTGCAGTGTCAGACAACGGAGGGCGCTGCCGGCACGGTCGTCGCTGCAGGCCGGCATCGGGCAGATGCGGGAGCGCCTGCGCGACCGGTTCGCCCGCGTGCTGGGCGACCATCCGGCAGCCGGCGTGCTGATGGCGCTGACGCTCGGTGAGCGGACCGGCATCGACCGTGCACAGTGGGACGTGTTCGCCCGTACCGGCACCACCCATCTGGTCTGCGTCTCCGGCGTGCACCTGGGCTTTGTCGCCGCGCTGGCCGCCTGGGCCGCGCTGCGACTGGCTCGCCGCTTTGGTCGTGGCCGGTGGCCGCCGCGACTGCTTGCCTGCGCGACCGGGCTGACGGCAGCCGGCGTCTATGCACTGCTGGCCGGTTTTGGCGTGTCGGCGCAGCGGGCGCTGCTGATGCTGGCTGCCTGCGGGCTGGCGCTGGCGCTGCGGTCGCGCTGGCCGGCGCGAAAAATCTGGCTCAGCGCGCTGGCGCTGGTCACGCTGGCCGACCCGTGGGCGGTCACCCAGCCGGGTTTCTGGCTGTCGTTCGGTCTGGTTGCTGCCTTGCTGCTGGCCGGCAGCGGCCGCCTGTGTCGCCCCGGCTGGCTGGCGGGAAACCTGCAGGCACAGGGCGCGGTCAGTGTCCTGTCGGTGCCGCTGCTGGCCGGCTGGTTCGGCCAGCTGCCATGGATGTCGCCGCTGGCCAATGCCTGGGAGCTGCCGCTGATCGGCCTGCTGCTGACCCCGCTGTCACTGCTGGCGGTCGCCCAGCCGTTCGACCCGCCACTGCGCTGGGCTGCGGACCTGATCGGGCTGGCGATGTCGCCGCTGGACTGGCTGGCGCAGTGGCCGCCGTGGACACTGCCGACGCCGCCGGTCTGGACCCTCTGGCTGGCCGGCATTGCCGCGCTGCTGATGCTGCTGCCGCTGTGGCCATTGCGGCTGTTGCTGCTGCCGTGCTGGCTGCCGTTGCTGCTGGCGCGCGCCGAGCGGCCGCCACCGGGCGAGGTGTGGGCGACCGTGCTGGATGTCGGTCAGGGACTGGCGATGGTGGTGGAAACCCGGCGCCATGTGCTGGTGTATGACGTCGGGCCGGGCAACGCCGACTGGAATGTGGCCGACAGCACGCTGTTGCCGTATCTGGCCGGACGCGGGATCACCGCACCGGACCGGGTCATGCTGTCGCATGCCGATGCCGACCACGCCGGCGGCTGGCCGGCGCTGGCGCCGCGCTGGCCGCACAGCCAGTGCCAGGTCAGCCAGCCGGAAGCGCTGGACGCGCGCTGGCCCTGCGGCGCATGTCGGGCCGGGCAGCGCTGGCACTGGGACGGGGTCGATTTCGAGGTGTTCTGGCCGGGGAACGACGCGGCGGCGCTGGAAACCAATGCATCCAGCTGCGTACTGAAAGTGACCGGCGCGACGGGCCGGTCGATACTGCTGACCGGCGATATCGGTCGCGCCAGCGAGGCGGCGCTGCTCGGTCTGCCGCTGCGCGCCGATGTGCTGATCTCGCCACACCATGGCAGCCGCACCTCGTCCGGCGACGATTTTCTGGCCGCCGTGGCGGCGCAGCATGTCGTGGTCAGCGCCGGCTATCTGAACCGCTATCGCCATCCGCAGGCCGCTGTCTGGCAACGCTATGCCGATCACGGCATGACCCGCTGGCGCACCGACCGCCACGGTGCGATCGACATCCGTCTCGGGCGCGAGGTCGGGGTCAGCGCCTGGCGGCAGCGCGCGCCGCGCTACTGGCAGCCGCGCGACAAAGACTGA
- a CDS encoding class I SAM-dependent methyltransferase, protein MFHGLYALPDADTARADDLAARFALPRLSAPPADGYWLALGDTRLELVTAHGHGAVYADFVEGAARHRREHGGGSGQPVARAIGIKGGNRPSVVDATAGLGRDAFVLATLGCEVTLLERSPVAAALLDDALSRAAADPATAAIAARMRLVHADAADWLAALDPAVRPDVVYLDPMFPDTGKSAAAKKDMQAFQVVIGDDTDAGKLVAAARGAAKKRVVVKRPRLGVLLGNDKPSTQLVGKSTRFDLYTPSR, encoded by the coding sequence ATGTTCCACGGTCTGTATGCCCTTCCCGACGCCGACACCGCGCGCGCCGACGACCTCGCCGCCCGCTTCGCGCTGCCGCGCCTGAGCGCGCCGCCCGCCGACGGCTACTGGCTGGCGCTCGGCGACACGCGGCTGGAACTGGTGACGGCCCATGGCCATGGCGCGGTCTACGCCGATTTTGTCGAGGGTGCCGCCCGGCACCGGCGCGAGCACGGCGGCGGCAGCGGCCAGCCGGTGGCGCGGGCGATCGGCATCAAGGGCGGAAATCGTCCGAGTGTGGTCGATGCCACTGCCGGTCTTGGCCGCGACGCGTTCGTGCTGGCCACCCTGGGCTGCGAGGTCACGCTGCTGGAACGTTCACCGGTCGCCGCCGCACTGCTCGACGATGCGCTGTCGCGCGCCGCCGCCGATCCGGCTACCGCCGCGATCGCGGCGCGCATGCGGCTGGTGCATGCCGATGCCGCCGACTGGCTGGCCGCGCTGGACCCGGCGGTGCGCCCCGATGTGGTCTACCTCGATCCGATGTTCCCCGATACCGGCAAGAGCGCGGCGGCCAAGAAGGACATGCAGGCCTTTCAGGTCGTGATCGGTGACGATACCGATGCCGGCAAGCTGGTCGCCGCCGCACGCGGCGCGGCGAAAAAACGGGTGGTGGTCAAACGGCCGCGCCTCGGCGTGCTGCTCGGCAACGACAAGCCGTCAACGCAGCTGGTCGGCAAGAGCACCCGTTTCGATCTCTATACGCCGTCGCGCTGA
- the gluQRS gene encoding tRNA glutamyl-Q(34) synthetase GluQRS, which produces MTPAYRGRFAPSPTGRLHAGSLLTAVGSYLDARVQGGEWWVRIEDLDPPREMPGASADILRTLEAFGFEWDGEVVYQHDRHPRYAAALAQLVASGDAYPCACTRKEIAAVARRGVDGHVYPGTCRDGLPAGRQPRAWRLRVPAGEVSFEDRVFGLQRQDVAQEVGDFVLKRADGFWAYQLAVLVDDHAQGMTDVVRGADLLDSTPRQLVLIDALGHARPRHAHLPLVCNTEGEKLSKQTLAPAISIDHAADELRRALCRLNHRPPADCAGLDELWAWALASFRLDRVGRTVQRDGV; this is translated from the coding sequence ATGACGCCCGCCTACCGCGGGCGTTTCGCCCCCAGCCCGACCGGCCGGCTGCACGCCGGCTCCCTGCTGACCGCCGTCGGCAGCTACCTCGATGCCCGCGTCCAGGGCGGCGAGTGGTGGGTGCGGATCGAAGACCTCGACCCGCCGCGCGAAATGCCCGGTGCCAGCGCCGACATCCTGCGCACGCTGGAAGCCTTCGGCTTCGAGTGGGATGGCGAAGTGGTCTACCAGCATGACCGCCATCCGCGCTACGCCGCTGCGCTGGCGCAACTGGTCGCCAGCGGCGATGCCTATCCGTGCGCCTGCACGCGCAAGGAGATTGCCGCCGTCGCCCGACGCGGCGTGGACGGTCATGTGTATCCCGGAACCTGCCGTGACGGGCTGCCGGCCGGTCGCCAGCCGCGCGCCTGGCGGCTGCGGGTGCCGGCGGGCGAGGTGAGCTTCGAGGATCGCGTGTTCGGCCTGCAGCGGCAGGACGTGGCGCAGGAGGTCGGCGATTTCGTGCTCAAGCGTGCCGACGGTTTCTGGGCCTACCAGCTTGCGGTGCTGGTCGACGACCACGCACAGGGCATGACCGACGTGGTCCGGGGGGCCGACCTGCTCGATTCGACACCGCGTCAGCTGGTGCTGATCGACGCGCTCGGCCATGCGCGACCCCGCCATGCCCATTTGCCGCTGGTATGCAATACCGAGGGCGAGAAACTGTCCAAGCAGACGCTGGCGCCGGCCATTTCCATCGACCATGCCGCGGACGAGCTGCGCCGGGCGCTGTGCCGGCTGAATCACCGGCCGCCGGCCGATTGCGCCGGGCTGGACGAGCTGTGGGCCTGGGCGCTGGCATCATTCCGCCTCGACCGCGTCGGTCGGACGGTTCAGCGCGACGGCGTATAG